The Nicotiana sylvestris chromosome 6, ASM39365v2, whole genome shotgun sequence genomic sequence TTCCTCTGCATGTTCTGTTTTGTTTGTCAAACAGTGTTCAGGTGCTAATGTTCTGCAAAAGATTAACGTATTGTCGGTGTTTTTATGGGTAAGTTTTAAATTACAATGTCCCTTGATATCAGGCGAAACCAAAGATTGGTAGTAATAAGGTCCTTTGAATTCATATATTTTGGGGGGAGGCAGTATTATCTTTAGTTCTATGAAAAGATGAAggcttttttcttctttatttttacttTGTCTGTTTGGTGGGGAGGGGTTTTGGTCTTTGATAGATAAATTTAccatcttttctttattttcctttcccttttccggTGGCTGCTGAAGTAAGGAGGGAAGATTTCTTTATCTATTTtcccctctttctctctctctcttgtgctcACTGCTCAATGCATTTTTTCTGTCCTTTTCCTTTCAAATGCACACAATAATAAAGGAGGGAAATCATTACTAGTGACagtttcttcttttccttttcagaaGGTTTTAAGATCCTTTGTTTCTTTCTCTCAACCAAACAAACAACACATTACTAATAATTTCTTCCACTGGCTTTTGCATTTCCCTCCTATTAtgccttctttttctttttttcctattTACTAAACAAGCTTGACATAATTCTTTTGTTAGTATTATgacctattttcatttttttttttatttataaaaaggTTGAAGTGGAAGCACTAGTAATACAAGGACCAAAGATGGCAACTGTAATGAGCCAAGTGAAGAAGCTGGAGGTCTCTGTGTTAGTCTTGGGTCAGAAAAAGCCCTCTTCTCTACTTACTTGGTACTGAATATATATTCtccttttcacatttttaagcaAAATAACAATCAGAAAAATACTAATTTtcgaactcttcattttttacatgatgatttttcctttaattttgcAACTCTACTACTACTACAGTCTGTGTGGGCCAAGCAGTGAAGATGAATTTGTGGAACAATGCATCAACACATTGGATTGCTTGACAATTGGAGTAAGGAAGCAAAGCAACGGCATGGGAGGATATCTTATCAGCACTAGATGGCAGAAGAATTTCTGGCTCTTGGCCTAGTCTTAATTCAGCTTTAGTTTAGTAATTAATATCACTCACCTACAATATGGATAATAATTTGTGTAGAAACCTTTCAGTAGTATTTCCAATGTAGCATTCCCTAAAAAATTCTCTTCTGGTCTGtaattttatattatatatctaaATGCTAACTGAAAACTTGTTATTTGTGCGAAATACACTTCTTGTATCAGCTAGTTTTCCCTTCTCTCCGTGCTGAATATTTGTCTAGTTATAGAATTACTTGACACAAAATACAGAGATGGTTAAATTGATCTTTTAGGCTGAAGGGAAAAGAATATCTAACGTCGAATTTTTTTGAGTAACCAGACACTATGCCTCGAAATACAACAATCCTTCTCATAAAAGTTGGGTCCCAATGTTTGTTGGAGGAAAAATTACACAAATATGTGAGATAAAAAAAAGCCCCACACAAGTAGTGTAAGGCACAAAATAAAATCACTCGTACCGGAATTACCTAATTGGTACATTAGACAAAAGTGAAAGAACCATTTCTCTGTGCTTCTCTTCTATACGCAAAAACAAAAACCAAATCTAGCCAATTGGGAGCAGGGTATGAAGGTAAATAAATAAGTTAAATAAGAGTTCCAGAATTCGATATACCTAAACGGTAAATTAGACAACAATGAACGATTTGTTTCTTCTTTATACTTCTCTTCTATATCAAAGTTTTACCTAGTTCCTGTTTCAAGCACACCTGACACTAAACTTTATCCTCCAACTTCTCGTTTACTAGAGGGACAAACTCCATACTTTTTCTTGGGGTCCGAGGTGTCCGAGGAGTGCCTGGAGTTTGTTGTGAGAGCATGTGCCTCACGTACCCATAGAATGTACACCCGATAAGCGTTATAGCACATCCAACCGCATTCATCATTGAGATTGGGTTTCGGAAGATGAGCCATGAACAAGTTACAGCAACTGCAACCTGCAAAGATATTCACAAGAATTTTTCACTGAAAGACAATAACGTTGATAAATACAACAGTACATTTAGTTTTCTAATCAACTGGAGACCATTATATATAAGACAATAACAGATCTAGATGCCATTACTTCGGTAAGGAACGTAGTGACATCAAAAACATAAGCAGACACATTAGGTGGACAGTGTTTGAAATGGTCAACTCATGAGATATTTGTTTGTATTGTCTTATTTAACATGCAATCAAGGCTAGCTCAAGATTAGCTTGATTTGAAAAGTTCAATCCATATTTTCACTTTCATAGGTTTAAGTAATGAATCAAATTTCTACTTTGTCAGCATCTTATTAAGTGTTGATGAGATCAGGTAAAAGCAACGTCCTACAAGATATGCTCATATTGGTCCCTAAGATAATTTTGGCACATGTATACATGCATATGTGTCATGATAAGATCTATAAATTCATGTTGTTTAGCAATGTTAATGCACCAAACCACCAAAATGCAATTGAACATGCCAAATCAAATGAGCTAACAGATAATAAAGAATTATTAGAAGTGCAAATGCACGGGCAATAAAATTGTTAGCTCTGGCTATGCATGACTCTGAAAATGTATATATGAAAAACTTTCTTACAAGAAACAAACCAAAAGCATTAATAAACAAAATAAGAGCATAGCTTGTACCTTAAGGTTTCCAGCGACATTAAAGGTGACTGCTGTGGTTGAGTGAATGACATAGAAGATAGAGAAATTGAGGCAAAAAGCCAACAGACCAGAACCAAAAATAATGCAGAAGGATGAAAGAAGTGGGGGACCCGTCTGCAACCATGCCACTACTCCAGGGCCTTCCAGTAGTAAAGCTGGTACTgccaagatcattgtggcaaaaggAGCCATATAATATACCGTGTTTATGctacaaaataaaaaagtaaatgaACATTACGTGCAAAAATGATGATGCCAAAATTAAGAGCAGCGTTCAAAATCTTAAGAAAATTTTGTtgattatgaacacatgtacaaCTTAATCTGGGGAGCCAActctgttctttttcttttttctgttgaTAGGTAAATACAAATTTTGATTATGAAGTTGTACTCAAGAGGATTGCAGCCCTTTTATGACAAAAGAAAGCATACGAAAATGAAATGACCCAAACTGGTGAACAAACGGTTAACATGTCATTGCAAGTTCCAATTCTGATAATGCCTTGTTATATTTTCTTGTAAGATTTTGTGTAAACAAGGATTTAGGTTTTAGAAGCCATAAGCCTATATTCTGAGTTGAAATACAATGTGAGTTTTGAAAATAAACTACAGAATAGAAATGGATAACACAAATTTGGCTCCAATTAGTCTGCTGAATTATaatgaacctgctgataattCTAGAGATAAATGAAACACATATAATTTAAGAATAACTGCAGACTCCCTGTCTTTCCCTCACAGTTTTATATTATAATCTTAAACATTCTTTTCATTAGTACTTATATTATCCTCTAAAAGGCTAGTAATAGACAAGGATTAGCAAAACTGAGTGAATTtccgaaaaaagaaaaataaagaggttgagttccttagttatttctttTTACGTATGTGATATTCTTTTTCCTTGTAAAAAACAAAAGTAATTTTTCTGATCATGAGTTGCAAATTTTTATCTCGAGTTCAATTTCATTCTAAATTAAGGCCTAAAGTCATCATAGGACCTATATCTTTGGTTGGAATCCAGATAGGAGGGATTAAGATAGTCATCTCCTCCTTTTTAGCTTGTTCACTATTTTGTGATGATATGCCAAGGTAAAGCATCAACAAGGTGATGAAACCTGCAGAGGAACTATGACCTATACCCCACCTAGACTGCGGTTTCTCCCatggaaaaagaaattaaaaccGGTCTCAGAACCTTCCTAACAAAGGGTGGAAAAGTAAgtatatgagagagagagagagagagagagagagagagagagagagagagagagagagaggggtcaTTACCTGTCAAATTTGTAACCATGCAGTAGAGACTCTGCAAGAATAGTCTTTGTGGAAGTAGCCAAACAACCAAATAAGGCAGCACAAAATCCAAACATGTTAAAACTTAGCTCTGTGATGGAGGTGAGGAGAATTCCTCCAACAATAGGTATCAAAGAAGCCCAAATCCGCATGTCAAAGTGCTTGCTCCAAACTAGCCATTGTAAAATAACTGTTCCAAAGACATAGCAGTCAGTTGTCCTCCATTGTTAGAGGGGAAAGAAATGGAAAAATCAGCACAATGAGATGTAAAAGTTTGTAATATGACTTATGGACTTAAAAGATTTACTAATCCATATCCCGAAACATATAAGCACACAGGTGAAGCAAAGGTTATGAAGAATTGCTAAATTGCTTTGTTGTGTGCTATTACATTTTTCACAACAAGCTTGTCTCataaattatttattaaaaaataataaatgctcTACCCAAAAATCACCTGTAGTTGCAGGGGTGAATGACTTTATCGTTTGCATAAATGAAACAGGGATGTAGCGCAGGCTGACATTGCCCAGCACTATGTTGATACAAAACACGAATGACATGGGGAAAATCCTTCTCCAGCGATCCTCAGGGTCAACCACAATAAGAGGTTTAAGCTTTAGCACTTTAATCACCAAGTATGCACCAATGGCTGAGCAAATAAAGTGTATGCAAGATACTGTCAAGGGAAACTTAAAATCCATTTTCTGCGAAGGACAAAAGATCAACATA encodes the following:
- the LOC104223582 gene encoding UDP-galactose transporter 1 isoform X2, translating into MDFKFPLTVSCIHFICSAIGAYLVIKVLKLKPLIVVDPEDRWRRIFPMSFVFCINIVLGNVSLRYIPVSFMQTIKSFTPATTVILQWLVWSKHFDMRIWASLIPIVGGILLTSITELSFNMFGFCAALFGCLATSTKTILAESLLHGYKFDSINTVYYMAPFATMILAVPALLLEGPGVVAWLQTGPPLLSSFCIIFGSGLLAFCLNFSIFYVIHSTTAVTFNVAGNLKVAVAVTCSWLIFRNPISMMNAVGCAITLIGCTFYGYVRHMLSQQTPGTPRTPRTPRKSMEFVPLVNEKLEDKV
- the LOC104223582 gene encoding UDP-galactose transporter 1 isoform X1 yields the protein MEESRLCQWSVIRSVLAILQWWGFNVTVIIMNKWIFQKMDFKFPLTVSCIHFICSAIGAYLVIKVLKLKPLIVVDPEDRWRRIFPMSFVFCINIVLGNVSLRYIPVSFMQTIKSFTPATTVILQWLVWSKHFDMRIWASLIPIVGGILLTSITELSFNMFGFCAALFGCLATSTKTILAESLLHGYKFDSINTVYYMAPFATMILAVPALLLEGPGVVAWLQTGPPLLSSFCIIFGSGLLAFCLNFSIFYVIHSTTAVTFNVAGNLKVAVAVTCSWLIFRNPISMMNAVGCAITLIGCTFYGYVRHMLSQQTPGTPRTPRTPRKSMEFVPLVNEKLEDKV